In the Candidatus Electrothrix sp. GW3-4 genome, one interval contains:
- a CDS encoding FAD-dependent oxidoreductase, with product METTVRFIERISRTAQVKSYRFTRPPGFSFQAGQYVIVGLGHEGMLVHPLSFSNGPQQDFLEFTKRMTGSAYSQYLEGLYPGDEVIVKGPSGEFSMTGIPNDIVCLAAGIGIAPIRSMLVDSASRHDRRRITLLYGNADDDDVPFADELEKLPLPGFRVVHVLRRFLGKMQAYQGEINAKVIRSELPEDLQDATFLISGPPGMVREMEEQLALLGVSSSRIRVERFLGYT from the coding sequence ATGGAGACAACGGTACGGTTTATAGAACGCATCTCTCGTACTGCGCAGGTGAAGAGCTACCGCTTTACCCGTCCGCCTGGTTTTTCCTTTCAAGCAGGCCAGTATGTGATCGTCGGTCTCGGACATGAAGGTATGCTCGTTCACCCCCTCTCTTTCAGCAATGGGCCGCAGCAGGATTTTTTGGAATTCACCAAGCGGATGACAGGTTCTGCCTATAGCCAATATCTCGAAGGGCTCTATCCGGGCGATGAGGTGATCGTCAAAGGGCCAAGTGGTGAATTTTCTATGACAGGCATTCCCAATGATATTGTTTGTCTTGCAGCAGGAATCGGCATTGCCCCTATTCGCAGTATGCTCGTTGATTCGGCTTCTCGCCATGATCGCCGGAGGATTACGTTACTTTATGGAAACGCAGACGATGATGATGTCCCTTTTGCTGATGAGCTGGAGAAACTGCCTTTACCAGGGTTTCGGGTTGTCCATGTCCTGCGGCGTTTTTTGGGAAAGATGCAGGCCTATCAGGGGGAAATCAATGCAAAGGTTATACGTTCCGAGCTGCCAGAGGATCTTCAGGACGCGACCTTTCTGATATCCGGTCCGCCGGGTATGGTCAGAGAGATGGAAGAACAGTTAGCCCTCCTCGGGGTCAGTTCTTCGCGAATTCGCGTTGAGCGTTTCTTGGGATATACTTAA
- a CDS encoding MFS transporter produces MDNLTKRQDTAPEPLPEQGPKSWQQSMQAWLHPRVVTMLFFGFSAGIPILLIFSSLSLWLREAGVSRSAVTFFSWAALGYSFKFVWAPLVDTLPLPLLTKKLGRRRGWLLLAQGAVMSAICLMALTDPAAGHGNLVYMALAAVMLGFSSATQDIVIDAYRIECAPEEMQALLSSTYIAGYRVGMLVAGAGALYLASWFGTSKEVYSYVAWQYSYLCMAGVMLVGVATTLLIPEPETNARNYEYPAEYYLRFLFLFVCTVGVFITVFFLTGDTVKLFSGMARGLTSTAPETPGPLLSFLAEATRLIVALFCALLCAFFLMRKNVVDGSMVTQTYINPVLDFFQRYGLQTALLLLALVGFYRISDIVLGVIANVFYQDMGFSKATIASVIKTFGLFMTLLGGFLGGTLTVRYGVMKILFLGALLSSATNLLFMLLAEAGNNVPLLYLVISADNLSGGIATTAFVAFLAGLTNISFTAVQYAIFSSLMTLLPKLIGGYSGTMVTAWGYHQFFLVTALMGIPVLVLIWLAGRRLR; encoded by the coding sequence ATGGACAACCTGACCAAGCGACAAGATACCGCCCCAGAGCCCTTGCCTGAACAAGGCCCGAAAAGCTGGCAACAGAGCATGCAGGCCTGGCTCCATCCCCGGGTGGTGACCATGCTCTTCTTTGGCTTTTCCGCCGGGATCCCTATCCTCCTGATCTTTTCCAGCCTCTCCCTCTGGCTCAGGGAGGCCGGGGTCAGTCGCTCCGCTGTCACCTTCTTCAGCTGGGCCGCCCTGGGTTATTCCTTTAAATTTGTCTGGGCCCCCCTGGTGGACACCCTGCCCCTGCCCTTGCTCACCAAAAAGCTGGGCAGAAGAAGGGGCTGGCTGCTGCTGGCCCAGGGAGCGGTGATGAGCGCCATCTGCCTCATGGCCCTGACCGACCCGGCAGCCGGACACGGGAACTTGGTCTATATGGCCCTGGCAGCAGTCATGCTCGGTTTTTCCTCTGCCACCCAGGATATCGTCATTGACGCCTACCGCATTGAATGCGCACCGGAAGAGATGCAGGCCCTCCTCTCTTCCACCTATATTGCTGGCTACCGGGTGGGGATGCTGGTCGCCGGGGCCGGGGCCCTGTATCTGGCCTCTTGGTTTGGGACCAGCAAAGAGGTCTATAGCTATGTAGCCTGGCAGTACAGCTATCTCTGTATGGCTGGGGTCATGCTGGTCGGGGTGGCAACTACCCTACTGATCCCGGAACCGGAAACCAATGCCAGGAATTATGAGTATCCGGCTGAGTATTACCTCCGCTTTCTCTTCCTCTTTGTTTGCACAGTCGGGGTCTTTATCACGGTTTTCTTCCTCACCGGCGACACAGTAAAGCTGTTCAGCGGCATGGCCCGAGGACTGACCTCGACCGCCCCTGAGACGCCGGGACCGCTGCTCTCCTTTCTGGCAGAAGCGACACGCCTGATCGTGGCCCTGTTCTGCGCCCTGCTCTGCGCCTTTTTCCTGATGCGCAAAAACGTCGTGGACGGCAGTATGGTCACCCAGACCTATATCAATCCGGTGCTTGATTTCTTTCAGCGCTATGGCCTGCAAACGGCCCTGCTCCTCCTCGCCTTGGTGGGATTCTACCGGATTTCAGACATTGTTCTCGGGGTGATTGCCAATGTCTTTTATCAGGACATGGGCTTTTCCAAGGCAACCATTGCCAGCGTGATCAAGACCTTTGGGCTCTTCATGACCCTGCTGGGCGGCTTTCTTGGTGGGACCCTGACGGTCCGCTATGGGGTGATGAAGATCCTCTTTCTCGGGGCCCTGCTTTCCAGTGCCACCAACCTCCTCTTTATGCTGCTGGCCGAGGCAGGCAATAATGTCCCCTTGCTCTATCTGGTCATCTCCGCTGACAACCTCAGTGGGGGCATTGCCACCACCGCCTTTGTTGCCTTTCTGGCCGGGCTGACCAATATCTCCTTCACTGCTGTCCAGTACGCCATCTTCAGTTCCCTGATGACCCTGCTGCCCAAGCTGATCGGCGGCTATTCCGGCACCATGGTCACAGCCTGGGGCTATCATCAGTTCTTTCTCGTCACAGCCCTGATGGGCATACCGGTGCTGGTGCTGATCTGGCTGGCTGGCAGGAGGCTGCGCTAA
- a CDS encoding nucleoside deaminase, giving the protein MQNQRQQDEAFMQQALAEARTALEDGEFPVGCVFVQDNAIIQSGRRRNSEGAVSNEIDHAEMVTLRALRAEQPERDCQGITVYSTMEPCLMCYTTLLLSGVRRFVWAYEDVMGGGTSLPLEQLAPLYQDMDVELVPDILRQQSLTLFGQFFQNYSYWQDSLLADYTLTQYHELVLAPELHYRQYSAATESACTGATGA; this is encoded by the coding sequence ATGCAGAATCAACGACAACAGGATGAAGCGTTTATGCAGCAGGCCCTGGCCGAGGCCCGAACAGCCCTGGAGGACGGAGAATTCCCTGTGGGCTGTGTATTCGTTCAGGACAATGCAATTATCCAAAGCGGCCGGCGCCGGAATAGCGAAGGGGCGGTGAGCAACGAGATTGATCATGCCGAGATGGTGACCCTGCGGGCCCTGCGGGCAGAGCAACCAGAGCGTGACTGCCAGGGAATAACCGTCTATTCCACCATGGAACCCTGCCTGATGTGTTATACCACCCTGCTCCTTTCCGGGGTTCGCCGTTTTGTCTGGGCCTATGAGGATGTAATGGGAGGCGGAACCAGCCTGCCTCTGGAGCAGCTTGCCCCCCTATATCAGGATATGGACGTGGAGCTGGTCCCGGATATCCTCCGGCAGCAAAGCCTGACCCTGTTCGGTCAATTTTTCCAAAACTATTCCTATTGGCAGGACAGCCTGCTTGCCGACTATACCCTGACCCAATACCATGAACTGGTTCTAGCGCCTGAACTGCATTACAGACAATACAGCGCAGCAACAGAATCTGCCTGCACAGGGGCCACAGGGGCATAG
- a CDS encoding cytochrome ubiquinol oxidase subunit I — translation MDRIDFPFLGNSIIMAVVILTHVFFAFFAVGGSVLAVVSEFWGTRKKDNDYIRLARSVSGFLSDMMKINGVLGVAIVVLTIGLWTPFGAFLYSTQFWPFLAEGGVFLLLMIFAVIYHNTWDSVSRGMHIFYGLLTAFFSIAAGVLINAIWAFMMVPGKWIETQSRWDAFNTPILSESTTHLILPCLINGALLVFVWTYWKSRKPGEDQQYYKKVNKFTGVVGGTLLFLQPISGILFLLKVKSATEALPAPNPWAQLSGGVAQPFLYTMIGLASVAVICTIFYWVMGHEKGRKALLAASFAMFIAFFIGGFTRERARKPYLVWNVMSMDQQFTKTMKDKGIGGTEQTSGAVVNGEQVFQGCKGCHSYKGQGGTTGPDLTNVAQKYKNDQKGLMEFIRQPPSPVNNVMTPFSGTEAELEALADYLLTN, via the coding sequence GTGGACAGGATAGATTTTCCCTTTTTGGGTAACAGTATTATTATGGCGGTGGTTATTCTGACCCACGTTTTTTTTGCATTTTTTGCGGTCGGTGGTTCAGTGCTTGCTGTTGTTTCAGAGTTCTGGGGAACCAGAAAAAAAGACAATGACTACATAAGGCTGGCTAGAAGTGTGTCGGGTTTTCTTTCCGACATGATGAAGATCAACGGTGTACTCGGGGTCGCCATCGTGGTTCTGACCATCGGCCTGTGGACTCCGTTCGGTGCTTTTCTCTACTCAACTCAATTCTGGCCTTTTCTGGCAGAGGGAGGTGTTTTCTTACTTCTGATGATTTTTGCCGTCATCTATCATAATACTTGGGATTCTGTTTCTCGGGGAATGCATATTTTTTACGGGCTGTTGACAGCATTTTTCTCTATAGCGGCCGGAGTTCTGATTAACGCCATCTGGGCCTTCATGATGGTTCCGGGCAAGTGGATAGAAACGCAGAGTCGTTGGGACGCCTTTAATACGCCCATTCTCAGCGAGTCCACCACCCATCTGATTCTGCCCTGTCTGATCAACGGTGCTTTGCTCGTTTTTGTCTGGACCTACTGGAAGTCCAGAAAACCGGGCGAGGATCAGCAGTATTATAAAAAAGTTAATAAGTTTACAGGGGTTGTCGGCGGCACCCTGCTTTTTCTGCAGCCGATCTCAGGTATTCTCTTTCTGCTTAAAGTGAAATCAGCCACAGAGGCACTCCCAGCACCCAATCCTTGGGCACAGTTGTCCGGTGGAGTTGCACAGCCTTTCCTCTATACCATGATTGGATTGGCCAGTGTTGCGGTCATTTGTACTATTTTTTATTGGGTCATGGGGCATGAAAAGGGACGTAAGGCCCTGCTGGCCGCCTCATTCGCCATGTTCATCGCCTTCTTCATCGGTGGTTTCACCCGCGAAAGAGCAAGGAAGCCGTATCTGGTCTGGAATGTTATGAGTATGGATCAGCAGTTCACCAAAACAATGAAGGACAAGGGGATCGGTGGAACGGAGCAAACCTCTGGAGCGGTTGTGAATGGCGAACAGGTTTTCCAGGGGTGCAAGGGATGTCACTCCTATAAAGGGCAGGGTGGCACAACAGGGCCTGATCTGACGAACGTGGCGCAAAAGTATAAGAATGATCAGAAGGGTCTTATGGAGTTCATCCGTCAGCCGCCGAGTCCGGTAAATAATGTTATGACGCCTTTCAGCGGAACCGAAGCAGAGCTTGAGGCCCTTGCGGATTATCTGTTAACAAACTGA
- a CDS encoding ATP-binding protein, with protein MADTAPLSPFVAGPMITTPSRFVGRREELTLLAQQMDGAHPTSVNVVGERHMGKSSLLYHFVQTWEQRVNHPSHFVVVYLDLQARTPPTEAAFLQALGRALAQQPAIQRVASLRRTLLAPPRTQQDFTSLLEQLTDHVLLPVFCLDEFEALLRNDVPLTDSFFDQLRGWMNTSQLMFILSSRRPLDVYAGEQNLTSAFFNLGHVVELGEFSKEETEELLCLPLDGKPALDPKEQQLARQWGKRHPLWLQLAALSLWEAQQGGKKSTRRAKAKFAQQHKRFVARKAQQTFSVMSAPKAVFWNFPRWVGSLPLRFGRIADDTTNFIVALGIILLGNRSDPSHFFTQQEAEEVHPAPDAEP; from the coding sequence ATGGCCGATACCGCCCCTCTCTCCCCCTTTGTTGCCGGACCCATGATTACCACTCCCAGCCGTTTTGTCGGGCGCCGAGAGGAGTTAACTCTCCTTGCCCAGCAGATGGACGGGGCCCATCCCACCAGCGTCAATGTGGTCGGTGAACGCCACATGGGTAAATCCTCGCTGCTCTATCATTTTGTACAGACCTGGGAGCAGCGGGTCAATCATCCGTCCCATTTTGTTGTGGTCTATCTGGACCTCCAGGCCCGGACGCCACCCACTGAGGCGGCCTTCTTGCAGGCCTTAGGCAGGGCATTGGCCCAACAGCCCGCAATACAGAGAGTCGCCTCCCTGCGCAGAACCCTGCTTGCCCCGCCCCGAACCCAGCAGGATTTTACCAGCCTCCTGGAGCAACTCACTGATCACGTACTCCTGCCGGTCTTTTGTCTGGATGAGTTTGAGGCCCTGCTGAGGAATGATGTCCCGTTGACCGACAGCTTTTTTGATCAGCTGCGGGGCTGGATGAATACCAGTCAGCTGATGTTCATCCTCTCCAGCCGCAGGCCCCTGGATGTCTATGCCGGGGAGCAGAACCTGACCTCGGCCTTTTTTAATCTGGGTCATGTGGTGGAGTTGGGCGAGTTCAGCAAGGAAGAGACAGAGGAGTTGCTGTGTCTGCCTCTGGATGGTAAGCCAGCCCTGGACCCGAAAGAGCAGCAGCTGGCCCGGCAATGGGGCAAAAGGCATCCTCTGTGGTTGCAGTTGGCGGCACTATCGCTCTGGGAGGCGCAGCAGGGTGGAAAGAAGAGCACGCGCAGGGCAAAGGCAAAGTTTGCGCAGCAGCATAAGCGCTTTGTGGCGCGGAAAGCACAGCAGACGTTCTCGGTTATGTCTGCTCCAAAGGCGGTCTTTTGGAATTTTCCCCGTTGGGTGGGGAGCCTGCCCTTACGTTTTGGGCGTATTGCCGATGACACAACCAACTTCATCGTTGCCTTAGGGATCATTTTGCTGGGTAACCGTTCAGACCCCTCTCATTTTTTTACGCAGCAAGAGGCAGAGGAGGTACATCCAGCCCCTGACGCCGAGCCGTGA
- a CDS encoding IS66 family transposase, translated as MHLSREELLKIDKQFIDTLPGKSAKELCLLFLDDLKELHERLGQNSENSSMPPSSNFPWARFDADAQADEEEPDEEQVEATHIELDDSDEESVEHDEDADKSDQQDSPKNIDDRPKGNKPGKQPGATGHGRTQKLPVHDTIIHKAGTCSACNLELDETCDFTARTGHYVVDIEVGDATGPGIEVINTKHIYGDTTCGGCGHVNRLMPHRLEKNEDWGVEISQWHMVGPKLTALIVCLSKRMRLSRRRIREFLQDWLRLDLGIGTINQCIHEAGRAVSPLTEEFLEEVRESLILFVDETSWKEWAEKRWLWVFTSLKVTFYIIGLRSQKVLDYVLGQTFKGVLMSDGYKAYRKFLNRLRCWAHLLRKTKGLKQSLSDDPRTFGTEAHAVLTELMDVIYKAREGPPTDLLPIYREFLAEFKACCMRYRDSDHKKTRELAREFLNDWDTIFHVLSNPTWPLTNNEAEQALRHWVIARKLSHGTRNGQGSHVFAILASVIDTCRKRNACPWKYLAEVITARRQGLDVPPLPLAA; from the coding sequence ATGCACCTGTCCAGAGAAGAGTTGCTAAAAATAGATAAGCAGTTTATTGACACCTTGCCCGGTAAGAGTGCAAAGGAGCTGTGCCTGCTCTTTCTTGATGACCTCAAAGAACTTCACGAACGGCTGGGTCAAAATTCCGAAAACAGCTCCATGCCTCCCAGCTCAAATTTCCCCTGGGCCCGGTTTGATGCCGACGCTCAAGCCGACGAGGAGGAACCGGATGAAGAGCAAGTCGAAGCCACGCACATAGAACTCGACGATTCTGACGAGGAGTCCGTCGAGCATGATGAAGATGCGGACAAGTCCGACCAGCAGGATTCCCCCAAAAATATTGATGATCGCCCCAAGGGCAACAAACCCGGCAAGCAACCCGGTGCCACCGGGCATGGTCGAACGCAAAAACTTCCCGTACACGACACCATCATTCACAAAGCAGGCACCTGCTCGGCTTGTAACCTTGAGCTGGACGAAACATGCGACTTCACCGCTCGCACCGGTCATTATGTCGTTGATATTGAGGTGGGCGATGCCACCGGCCCGGGAATAGAGGTGATCAACACCAAGCATATCTACGGAGACACGACGTGCGGCGGCTGTGGTCATGTCAATCGGCTTATGCCCCATCGTCTCGAAAAAAACGAAGACTGGGGGGTTGAAATAAGCCAATGGCACATGGTCGGCCCAAAATTGACCGCTCTGATCGTGTGCCTCTCCAAGCGCATGCGCCTTTCTCGCCGCCGCATCCGGGAATTTCTGCAAGATTGGCTGCGATTGGATTTGGGCATCGGCACGATCAATCAATGTATCCATGAAGCTGGCCGCGCCGTTTCTCCCCTTACCGAGGAGTTTCTTGAGGAGGTGCGTGAATCACTGATCCTGTTCGTGGATGAGACATCCTGGAAGGAGTGGGCCGAAAAACGATGGTTATGGGTCTTTACCTCGCTGAAAGTCACCTTTTACATCATTGGCCTTCGCAGCCAAAAAGTACTTGATTATGTGCTCGGCCAAACCTTTAAGGGGGTGCTGATGAGCGACGGCTACAAGGCCTATCGTAAGTTCCTCAACAGGCTCCGCTGCTGGGCGCATTTACTGCGCAAGACAAAAGGCTTGAAACAGAGCCTGAGCGATGATCCCCGCACATTCGGCACCGAGGCCCATGCGGTGCTCACCGAGTTGATGGATGTAATTTACAAGGCTCGCGAGGGACCACCCACGGATCTTTTGCCAATATACAGAGAATTTCTGGCCGAATTTAAGGCGTGCTGCATGAGATATCGCGATTCAGACCATAAAAAAACACGCGAGCTGGCCAGAGAATTTCTCAACGACTGGGACACGATTTTTCATGTGTTGTCGAATCCGACGTGGCCCCTGACCAATAATGAGGCGGAGCAAGCGTTACGTCATTGGGTTATTGCGCGCAAATTAAGCCACGGTACCCGTAATGGTCAAGGTAGTCATGTGTTCGCCATACTTGCAAGTGTGATTGATACGTGTAGGAAGCGCAACGCCTGTCCGTGGAAATATCTCGCCGAGGTTATCACGGCTCGGCGTCAGGGGCTGGATGTACCTCCTCTGCCTCTTGCTGCGTAA
- a CDS encoding propionyl-CoA synthetase: MEKYQEIFDRSLNHPEEFWAEAAEAINWSKKWESVLDSSDPPFYRWFRGGELNTCYNAVDRHVENGHGDRIALIYDSPVTETVRRVSWAELRDQVAQLAGALKQQGAEKGDTIIIYMPMIPEALVAMLACARLGVIHSVVFGGFAADELAIRIDHARPKMILCASGAIEGKKLLAYKPLIDAAIERAEHKPEKTIVFQRDVLRAELQQGRDLDWQELVRDAAPAACVPVAATDPLYILYTSGTTGMPKGVLRDNGGHAVALHWTMKNIYNVEPGDVYWAASDVGWVVGHSYIVYGPLLYGCTTVVYEGKPVGTPDAGAFWRVIEQHKVKVLFTAPTAFRAIKKEDPEGLLLKEYDLSSFKALFLAGERLDPDTYHWARALLNVPVIDHWWQTETSWAVAGNPLGIEEFPIKPGSATRPIPGYDVRILDYAGKELGPGEEGNIVLKLPLPPGTLTTLWRNDERYVQSYLSAFPGYYETSDEGYIDEDGYVFVMGRMDDVINVAGHRLSTGAMEEIVAAHPLVAECAVIGVGDALKGQKPLGLAVLKAGAEGDEERLKEELVQMIRSRIGPIASYRETIVVARLPKTRSGKILRGTMRSIAAGKAYRMPSTIDDPTSLEEISTALGRIGYPVEQE, from the coding sequence ATGGAAAAATATCAGGAAATTTTTGACAGGAGCCTCAACCATCCTGAGGAATTTTGGGCTGAGGCTGCAGAGGCCATCAACTGGTCCAAGAAATGGGAGAGCGTGCTGGATAGCTCTGATCCCCCTTTTTATCGGTGGTTTCGCGGTGGCGAGCTCAACACCTGTTATAATGCTGTGGATCGGCATGTGGAGAACGGCCACGGCGATCGAATCGCTCTTATCTATGATTCTCCGGTGACTGAGACCGTGCGCCGGGTTTCCTGGGCAGAGCTGCGTGATCAGGTGGCGCAACTGGCCGGGGCCCTGAAACAACAAGGGGCAGAAAAAGGCGATACGATCATCATCTACATGCCCATGATTCCCGAGGCCTTGGTTGCCATGCTGGCCTGTGCCCGGCTCGGTGTTATTCATTCTGTGGTGTTTGGTGGCTTTGCAGCTGATGAACTGGCGATCCGCATTGATCATGCCCGCCCCAAGATGATTCTTTGCGCCTCAGGGGCAATTGAAGGCAAAAAACTGCTGGCCTATAAGCCGCTTATTGATGCGGCCATAGAGCGGGCAGAACATAAGCCGGAAAAGACCATTGTCTTTCAGCGAGATGTTCTCCGGGCAGAATTACAGCAAGGGCGTGATCTGGATTGGCAGGAACTGGTCAGGGATGCGGCACCTGCTGCCTGCGTCCCTGTGGCAGCGACGGATCCGCTCTATATCCTCTACACCTCCGGTACCACGGGTATGCCCAAAGGGGTGTTGCGGGATAACGGCGGGCATGCCGTGGCCCTGCACTGGACCATGAAAAATATCTATAACGTGGAGCCGGGTGATGTCTATTGGGCCGCCTCGGACGTGGGCTGGGTGGTCGGCCATTCGTACATTGTCTATGGCCCACTCCTGTATGGCTGCACCACAGTGGTGTACGAGGGCAAGCCTGTAGGGACTCCAGATGCAGGTGCCTTTTGGCGGGTTATTGAACAACATAAGGTCAAGGTGCTCTTTACCGCACCAACAGCCTTTCGGGCGATCAAAAAAGAAGATCCTGAGGGCCTCTTGCTGAAAGAATACGATCTTTCCTCGTTTAAGGCGCTCTTTCTTGCCGGAGAACGGCTTGACCCGGATACATACCACTGGGCCCGGGCCCTTCTCAATGTTCCGGTGATTGATCATTGGTGGCAGACGGAAACAAGCTGGGCCGTTGCAGGCAATCCCCTGGGGATTGAGGAATTCCCGATAAAGCCGGGATCGGCAACCAGACCTATTCCTGGTTATGACGTGCGAATTCTTGATTATGCAGGAAAGGAACTCGGGCCAGGAGAGGAGGGGAATATAGTACTCAAACTCCCCCTCCCGCCTGGCACCTTGACAACCCTGTGGCGGAATGACGAACGCTATGTGCAGTCGTATTTGTCTGCCTTTCCAGGCTATTACGAAACCAGTGACGAAGGATATATTGATGAGGACGGCTATGTCTTTGTTATGGGCAGGATGGACGATGTCATCAATGTGGCTGGACATCGTCTCTCCACTGGTGCTATGGAGGAGATTGTTGCCGCGCATCCTCTGGTGGCAGAATGTGCCGTCATCGGGGTAGGTGATGCCCTGAAGGGGCAAAAACCCTTGGGATTAGCCGTGCTCAAAGCAGGGGCGGAAGGCGATGAGGAAAGGCTGAAAGAGGAGCTCGTGCAGATGATCCGTTCCCGGATCGGTCCTATCGCCTCTTACCGTGAAACCATCGTTGTTGCCCGGCTCCCCAAGACCAGATCTGGTAAGATCCTTCGCGGGACCATGCGTTCTATTGCTGCGGGCAAGGCGTATCGAATGCCATCCACTATCGATGATCCCACCTCTTTGGAGGAGATCTCAACGGCATTAGGGCGCATAGGCTATCCTGTGGAACAGGAGTGA
- a CDS encoding class I SAM-dependent methyltransferase produces the protein MGVLVLGAIKKGAAKMERIAEPELMEGEEQGLVYAQADFSEANRLFLSLFTEKFSCFSGKGEILDLGCGPADILIRFARAYPDCTFVGLDGAETMLAPGRCAVAQEQLEHRIALHCQHLPCSFLPDGQRQFQAILANSFLHHLHRPEVLWQTIREYTAPGGAVLVMDLFRPESIEAARYLVSRYAADEPETLQEDFYNSLLAAFRPEEIQAQLKQAGLEFCCEKVSDRHIAVWGSRTW, from the coding sequence ATGGGTGTCCTTGTTCTTGGTGCGATAAAGAAGGGGGCAGCGAAGATGGAGCGAATTGCTGAGCCGGAGCTGATGGAGGGAGAAGAGCAGGGACTGGTCTATGCCCAGGCGGATTTCTCAGAGGCGAATAGGCTCTTTCTTTCCCTGTTTACGGAAAAGTTTTCTTGTTTTTCAGGGAAAGGCGAGATCCTTGATCTCGGCTGTGGTCCAGCGGATATCCTCATCCGTTTTGCCCGCGCATATCCTGACTGTACCTTTGTGGGGCTTGATGGTGCTGAGACTATGCTGGCACCGGGACGCTGTGCTGTGGCGCAGGAACAGCTTGAGCATCGTATCGCCCTGCATTGCCAACACCTTCCATGTTCTTTTTTACCTGATGGCCAGCGGCAATTTCAGGCCATCCTTGCCAACAGTTTTTTGCACCATCTTCATCGTCCGGAAGTGCTCTGGCAGACTATTCGTGAGTATACAGCACCAGGAGGTGCTGTTTTGGTGATGGATCTGTTTCGTCCTGAGTCAATTGAGGCCGCTCGTTATCTCGTCTCCAGGTATGCTGCTGATGAGCCTGAGACCTTACAGGAAGATTTTTATAATTCGTTGTTGGCCGCCTTTCGTCCAGAGGAAATCCAGGCACAGCTTAAGCAGGCAGGGCTTGAGTTTTGCTGCGAAAAAGTGAGTGATCGTCATATCGCTGTTTGGGGATCACGGACCTGGTGA
- a CDS encoding 50S ribosomal protein L11 methyltransferase codes for MTELLAPVWLKTGLDCPEITLEAVVDLLGVLSGSAVEQTPVKNGRSVVNGFFRLDQEEEQGPVVERLEQELRDLFALYELEPPKPTYSVMADEDWATSWQQFFTPFALIPGLVIKPSWEEYTAGPDEQVIEMDPGMAFGTGQHASTKLALGLIRACFDRRAVESVLDIGTGTGILAMGAALFGAEQIVSIDNDPEAVRVAGENIAHNKLAGKIRVSGDGLADLTGSFDLVCANIIHDVLVAMAPTLAGLVSKQGAVVLAGILQGEQEKNILRVYKEFGFILQEARYEDEWVSLFLVR; via the coding sequence ATGACTGAATTGCTTGCTCCAGTGTGGCTGAAGACCGGGCTGGATTGCCCCGAAATAACCCTGGAGGCCGTTGTCGACCTGCTGGGCGTGCTCAGTGGCTCGGCAGTGGAACAGACACCGGTAAAAAATGGGCGAAGTGTGGTGAACGGTTTTTTTCGTCTTGATCAAGAGGAGGAACAGGGGCCTGTCGTGGAGCGACTGGAACAGGAGTTAAGAGACCTCTTTGCACTCTATGAGCTGGAGCCACCCAAACCGACATATTCTGTTATGGCGGATGAGGACTGGGCGACCTCATGGCAGCAGTTTTTTACGCCTTTTGCTCTTATCCCTGGTTTGGTGATTAAGCCCAGCTGGGAGGAGTATACTGCCGGGCCGGATGAACAGGTTATTGAAATGGATCCGGGCATGGCCTTTGGCACGGGTCAGCACGCTTCCACCAAGCTCGCTCTTGGTCTGATTCGCGCCTGTTTTGACCGTCGGGCCGTTGAGAGCGTTCTCGATATCGGGACAGGGACAGGTATTCTGGCCATGGGGGCAGCCCTTTTCGGAGCGGAGCAGATTGTATCGATTGACAATGATCCTGAGGCAGTGCGGGTTGCTGGAGAGAATATAGCTCATAATAAGCTCGCAGGGAAGATTAGGGTCTCTGGTGACGGACTCGCTGATTTGACCGGCAGTTTTGATCTTGTCTGCGCCAATATCATTCATGATGTCCTGGTGGCAATGGCCCCAACCCTTGCCGGTCTTGTGTCGAAGCAAGGGGCGGTTGTCTTGGCCGGTATCCTGCAAGGAGAGCAGGAGAAAAATATTCTGAGGGTATATAAAGAGTTTGGGTTTATCTTGCAAGAGGCTCGCTACGAGGATGAATGGGTGTCCTTGTTCTTGGTGCGATAA